The Micromonospora sp. NBC_00421 genome contains a region encoding:
- a CDS encoding amylo-alpha-1,6-glucosidase, which produces MREERVHVVAGNAFAVSDAHGDMEVDPRTPVGLFSFDTRFISRWVLTIDGQRLHALSRDDMTYFETRFFLVPGRASHYVDADVSVIRHRSIDDSFTEQLTVLNHSAVPAEFVVRMEVGADFADTSEIGSPVPRRITRAAHPPHGVLRLRYERERFAREATVSSTAPADVDEGGFTYRITVPGHGKWITDLHVGMTIRGDGGHDLRKSLESHRLRVRHDMRHDLRDWLDRAPQLVTEQERLPAVYEQALTDLAALRYVPLAYTGRVPVGGLPWAMALYGRDALITCLQTLPFTPELTPSTLRMLALLQGGRLDDQHEEEPGKIVGELRYGESAAFEEQPTGLYYGAADTTPLFVILLDEYERWSGDAALVRQLRHPARMALDWIDEYGDLTGDGYLRYQRRNPRNGLVNQGWRNSPDAIVDAAGRPPAGPRATCELQGYAYDAKVRGARLAREFWADPEYADQLEREAAALKERFNRDFWLPRREYYALALEPDGTPVEALTSNLGHLLWSGIVPEERSAAVAAQLLGPHLFSGWGVRTFADGQLAYNPVGAHLGAVWPSDNSLIAAGLRRYHHDEEAARVAAGILAVAELVGGSVPEVIAGYPRTSTRYPVQLPMAGRPQSWSAGAVVMLLGTILGLRPCADNLLVNPALPDGFGRIELLDVPGRWGHADAYGRDRSAAHRGHRPRLR; this is translated from the coding sequence GTGAGGGAGGAACGGGTCCACGTCGTCGCCGGCAACGCCTTCGCGGTCAGCGACGCCCACGGCGACATGGAGGTGGACCCGAGGACGCCGGTGGGGCTCTTCTCCTTCGACACCCGGTTCATCTCCCGCTGGGTGCTCACCATCGACGGGCAGCGGCTGCACGCCCTGTCCCGCGACGACATGACCTACTTCGAGACCCGCTTCTTCCTGGTCCCCGGCAGGGCTAGTCACTACGTCGACGCTGACGTGTCGGTGATCCGGCACCGCTCCATCGACGACAGCTTCACCGAGCAGCTCACCGTGCTGAACCACTCCGCCGTACCCGCCGAGTTCGTCGTCCGGATGGAGGTCGGTGCCGACTTCGCCGACACCTCGGAGATCGGCAGCCCGGTGCCCCGGCGGATCACCAGGGCCGCCCACCCGCCCCACGGGGTGCTACGGCTGCGCTACGAACGGGAGCGGTTCGCCCGGGAGGCGACCGTGTCCAGCACCGCCCCGGCCGACGTCGACGAGGGTGGCTTCACCTACCGGATCACCGTGCCCGGGCACGGAAAGTGGATCACCGACCTGCACGTGGGCATGACCATCCGGGGTGATGGCGGCCACGACCTGCGGAAGAGCCTGGAGTCACATCGGCTGCGGGTCCGCCACGACATGCGGCACGACCTGCGTGACTGGCTGGACCGGGCGCCCCAGTTGGTGACCGAGCAGGAGCGGCTGCCGGCGGTGTACGAGCAGGCGCTGACCGACCTGGCCGCGCTGCGGTACGTCCCGCTGGCGTACACCGGGCGGGTGCCGGTGGGCGGTCTGCCCTGGGCGATGGCGCTGTACGGCCGGGACGCGCTGATCACCTGTCTGCAGACCCTGCCGTTCACCCCCGAACTCACCCCGAGCACGCTGCGCATGCTGGCCCTGCTCCAGGGCGGCCGCCTCGACGACCAGCACGAGGAGGAACCCGGGAAGATCGTCGGTGAGTTGCGGTACGGCGAGTCGGCCGCCTTCGAGGAGCAACCGACCGGGCTCTACTACGGCGCCGCCGACACCACCCCGCTCTTCGTGATCCTGCTCGACGAGTACGAGCGCTGGTCCGGCGACGCGGCGCTGGTCCGGCAACTGCGCCACCCGGCCCGGATGGCGCTGGACTGGATCGACGAGTACGGCGACCTCACCGGCGACGGCTACCTGCGTTACCAGCGGCGCAACCCCCGCAACGGGTTGGTCAACCAGGGCTGGCGGAACTCGCCGGATGCGATCGTGGACGCCGCCGGCCGTCCGCCCGCCGGGCCGAGGGCCACCTGCGAGCTCCAGGGCTACGCCTACGACGCGAAGGTCCGCGGGGCCCGCCTGGCCCGGGAGTTCTGGGCCGACCCGGAGTACGCCGATCAACTGGAACGCGAGGCCGCCGCCCTGAAGGAACGCTTCAACCGGGACTTCTGGCTGCCCCGACGGGAGTACTACGCGCTGGCCCTGGAGCCGGACGGCACGCCGGTGGAGGCGTTGACGTCCAACCTGGGGCACCTGCTGTGGAGCGGGATCGTCCCCGAGGAGCGGTCCGCCGCCGTCGCCGCCCAGCTGCTCGGGCCGCACCTCTTCTCCGGGTGGGGGGTGCGCACCTTCGCCGACGGGCAGTTGGCGTACAACCCGGTGGGTGCGCACCTGGGCGCGGTGTGGCCGTCGGACAACTCGCTGATCGCCGCCGGGTTGCGGCGCTACCACCACGACGAGGAGGCGGCCCGGGTCGCGGCCGGCATCCTGGCGGTGGCGGAGCTGGTCGGCGGATCGGTGCCGGAGGTGATCGCCGGCTATCCACGGACGTCCACCAGGTACCCGGTGCAGTTGCCGATGGCCGGCCGGCCACAGTCGTGGTCCGCCGGGGCCGTGGTGATGCTGCTCGGCACCATCCTCGGGTTGCGGCCCTGCGCCGACAACCTGCTGGTGAATCCGGCGCTGCCCGACGGATTCGGCCGGATCGAGCTGCTGGACGTCCCCGGGCGGTGGGGGCATGCCGACGCGTACGGTCGGGACCGTTCGGCCGCCCACCGGGGCCACCGCCCCCGGCTGCGCTGA
- a CDS encoding SCP2 sterol-binding domain-containing protein, with amino-acid sequence MAGFLDRWVSGRRSDLPETTSGTLRLDAAEGGQTAHWRLTIHDQRVEVSRSAEDAELVVRADREVFDRLASGRTHLATALLRNDLSVQGNMRLLMTLRRIFPGPPDARHPRERDGRR; translated from the coding sequence ATGGCGGGGTTCCTGGACCGGTGGGTTTCGGGCCGGCGGTCGGACCTGCCGGAGACCACCTCGGGCACCCTGCGCCTGGATGCCGCCGAGGGCGGACAGACCGCCCACTGGCGGCTCACCATCCACGACCAGCGGGTCGAGGTCAGCCGGTCCGCCGAGGACGCCGAGTTGGTCGTCCGTGCCGACCGGGAGGTGTTCGACCGGTTGGCGTCCGGCCGGACCCACCTCGCCACCGCACTGCTGCGCAACGACCTGTCGGTGCAGGGCAACATGCGGTTGCTGATGACGCTCCGACGGATCTTCCCCGGCCCGCCCGACGCCCGGCACCCCCGGGAGCGGGACGGCCGCCGGTGA
- a CDS encoding mycothiol transferase, with protein MNVDDLLTEAYGRLPDLVRAAVDGLSPDELCRAPGPGANPVGWLVWHLTRIQDQQVAELLGVDQVWGTGGTAARFGLPADPADTGFGHTPEQVAAVRPESAEALVGYHRAVAERTRGFLTGLRPADLDRIVDENWDPPVTLGARLVSILSDDLQHVGQAAYLRGLLRP; from the coding sequence GTGAACGTCGACGATCTGCTGACCGAAGCCTACGGGCGGCTGCCCGACCTGGTCCGTGCGGCGGTGGACGGGCTCAGCCCCGACGAGCTGTGCCGGGCGCCCGGCCCGGGTGCCAACCCGGTCGGCTGGCTGGTCTGGCATCTCACCCGGATCCAGGACCAACAGGTCGCCGAGCTGCTCGGGGTCGACCAGGTCTGGGGCACCGGCGGCACGGCGGCCCGGTTCGGGCTTCCCGCCGACCCCGCCGACACCGGTTTCGGCCACACCCCGGAACAGGTCGCCGCGGTACGCCCGGAGAGCGCGGAGGCGCTCGTCGGCTACCACCGGGCGGTGGCGGAGCGCACCCGCGGGTTCCTGACCGGGCTGCGACCGGCGGACCTGGACCGGATCGTCGACGAGAACTGGGATCCGCCGGTGACCCTCGGTGCCCGGCTGGTCAGCATCCTCTCCGACGATCTCCAACACGTCGGCCAGGCCGCCTACCTGCGGGGTCTGCTCCGGCCCTGA
- a CDS encoding VOC family protein, with product MTSAQPSAAPPHLVVTDASDAIAFYTHVFGAVPQRQECLPDGRVLTADLVVDGHRFTVSEWADPAAATPRLPVLTVESADPDAVLRRAVAVGARVGTANGVPHEVLLRDPYGRGWAIARPEPSA from the coding sequence ATGACCTCCGCGCAACCATCAGCCGCGCCGCCGCACCTCGTCGTCACCGACGCGTCCGATGCCATCGCGTTCTACACCCACGTGTTCGGTGCGGTTCCGCAGCGGCAGGAGTGCCTTCCCGACGGACGGGTGCTCACCGCCGACCTCGTCGTCGACGGCCACCGGTTCACCGTCAGCGAGTGGGCCGACCCCGCCGCGGCGACGCCCCGACTGCCGGTGCTCACCGTGGAGTCCGCCGACCCCGACGCGGTGCTGCGCCGCGCCGTCGCGGTGGGTGCCCGGGTCGGTACCGCCAACGGCGTTCCCCACGAGGTGCTGCTGCGCGATCCGTACGGTCGGGGTTGGGCCATCGCCCGACCCGAACCGTCCGCCTGA
- a CDS encoding acyl-CoA synthetase: MSSSMDDRPDLVRVGDRSLSRSGLQGLAAAVADDLHGLDRVAIETTPTTETVVAVVGALLAGTAVVPVPPDAGPREREHILRDSAAQALLAPADAASGGSTASGRDGLPVVPVDLRRTSATTHPEPAPERTALILYTSGTTGAPKGALLSRAAIATCLDGLADAWGWTPDDLLVHGLPLFHVHGLVLGVLGPLRVGSRLHHVGRPQPQRYAAAGGTLYFGVPTIWSRIGATPAAARALRSARLLVSGSAALPTSVFDGLAALTGHRVVERYGMTETLITVSARADGPRRPGAVGVPLPGVRTRIVDEQGRDLPADGTAMGELLVAGPTLFDGYLNRPDADAASRSADGWFRTGDVATVGPDGWHRIVGRASTDLIKSGGYRIGAGEVEEALLTHPAVREAAVVGLPHPDLGQQVTAYVVADGVTGAELVDFVARQLSVHKRPREVRLVDALPRNALGKVQKKRLVEG, translated from the coding sequence ATGTCATCGTCGATGGACGACCGCCCGGACCTGGTCCGGGTGGGTGACCGGTCGCTGTCCCGGTCCGGGCTGCAGGGGCTGGCCGCCGCGGTCGCCGACGACCTGCACGGCCTGGACCGGGTCGCGATCGAGACCACACCCACGACGGAGACCGTCGTCGCCGTGGTGGGTGCGCTGCTGGCCGGTACGGCGGTGGTGCCGGTGCCGCCGGACGCGGGGCCCCGGGAGCGGGAGCACATCCTCCGCGACTCGGCCGCACAGGCCCTGCTCGCCCCGGCGGACGCGGCGTCGGGCGGGTCCACCGCGTCGGGCCGGGACGGGCTGCCGGTGGTCCCGGTCGATCTGCGCCGCACGTCGGCGACCACGCATCCGGAACCCGCACCGGAGCGGACCGCGCTGATCCTCTACACCAGTGGGACCACCGGGGCCCCGAAGGGGGCGTTGCTCTCCCGGGCGGCGATCGCCACCTGCCTGGACGGGCTGGCCGACGCCTGGGGGTGGACCCCCGACGACCTGCTGGTGCACGGGCTGCCGCTGTTCCACGTACACGGGCTGGTGCTCGGGGTGCTCGGTCCACTGCGGGTCGGCAGCCGACTGCACCACGTCGGCCGGCCGCAGCCGCAGCGGTACGCCGCAGCCGGCGGGACACTGTACTTCGGCGTACCCACCATCTGGTCGCGGATCGGTGCGACGCCGGCTGCCGCGCGGGCGTTGCGGTCGGCGCGGCTGCTGGTGTCGGGCAGCGCGGCGCTGCCCACGTCGGTCTTCGACGGCCTCGCGGCGCTGACCGGGCACCGGGTGGTCGAGCGGTACGGCATGACGGAGACCCTGATCACGGTGAGTGCCCGTGCGGACGGCCCGCGCCGGCCGGGTGCCGTCGGGGTCCCCCTTCCCGGGGTACGCACCCGGATCGTCGACGAGCAGGGCCGGGACCTGCCGGCCGACGGTACGGCGATGGGCGAGTTGCTGGTCGCCGGCCCGACCCTGTTCGACGGCTACCTGAACCGGCCGGACGCCGACGCGGCGAGCCGCAGCGCCGACGGCTGGTTCCGGACCGGCGACGTCGCCACCGTCGGCCCGGACGGGTGGCACCGGATCGTCGGCCGGGCGAGCACCGACCTGATCAAGAGCGGTGGTTACCGGATCGGGGCCGGTGAGGTGGAGGAGGCGCTGCTGACCCACCCGGCGGTACGCGAGGCGGCGGTGGTGGGCCTGCCGCACCCGGATCTGGGCCAGCAGGTCACCGCGTACGTGGTCGCCGACGGGGTGACCGGGGCGGAACTGGTGGACTTCGTCGCCCGGCAACTGTCGGTGCACAAACGGCCCCGTGAGGTCCGGTTGGTCGACGCACTGCCCCGCAACGCGCTGGGCAAGGTGCAGAAGAAGCGCCTCGTCGAGGGCTGA
- a CDS encoding metallophosphoesterase family protein — MSAGIYAVSDLHVAYPENRKIVESLRPHAAGDWLIVAGDVAELFADVTWALKLLSERFGKVIWAPGNHELWTHSQDPVLLRGEARYQAIVRQCRNLGVSTPEDEYPLWTGAGGPLLVAPLFVGYDYSFREPGVTSKEQSLARAHASGVVCADEVFLHPDPYPSRDAWCRARVALTEARLADCDPAVPKVLVNHYPLVRTPTDILRYPEFAQWCGTELTADWHRRFHASTVIYGHLHIPRVTWHDGVRFEEVSVGYPREWRHRARTDSWLRRVLPAPAQV, encoded by the coding sequence ATGAGCGCCGGCATCTACGCGGTAAGCGACCTGCACGTGGCGTACCCGGAGAACCGGAAGATCGTGGAGAGCCTGCGGCCCCACGCAGCCGGCGACTGGCTGATCGTCGCCGGTGACGTCGCCGAACTCTTCGCCGACGTGACCTGGGCGCTGAAGCTGCTCAGCGAACGGTTCGGCAAGGTCATCTGGGCACCCGGAAACCACGAATTGTGGACCCACTCCCAGGACCCCGTCCTGCTGCGCGGCGAGGCCCGCTACCAGGCCATCGTGCGGCAGTGCCGGAACCTGGGCGTGAGCACCCCCGAGGACGAGTACCCGTTGTGGACCGGGGCCGGCGGCCCGCTGCTGGTGGCCCCGCTGTTCGTCGGCTACGACTACTCGTTCCGCGAGCCGGGCGTCACCAGCAAGGAGCAGTCGCTGGCCCGCGCCCACGCCTCCGGGGTGGTCTGCGCCGACGAGGTCTTCCTGCACCCCGACCCGTACCCGAGCCGGGACGCCTGGTGCCGGGCCCGGGTGGCGCTGACCGAGGCCCGGCTCGCCGACTGCGACCCGGCCGTGCCGAAGGTCCTGGTCAACCACTACCCGCTGGTCCGGACGCCCACCGACATCCTGCGCTATCCCGAGTTCGCCCAGTGGTGCGGCACCGAGCTCACCGCCGACTGGCACCGCCGCTTCCACGCCAGCACGGTGATCTACGGCCACCTGCACATCCCCCGGGTCACCTGGCACGACGGGGTGCGGTTCGAGGAGGTCTCCGTCGGCTACCCCCGGGAGTGGCGGCACCGGGCCCGCACCGATTCGTGGCTGCGGCGGGTGCTGCCCGCACCCGCCCAGGTCTGA
- a CDS encoding 4'-phosphopantetheinyl transferase family protein: MIEQLAPPGAVAVEAFDDTDTEPLHPEEAALVARAVEKRRREFTTARTCARRALRALGEPSTPILTGERGAPVWPTGVVGSLTHCDGYRAAVVARRDDVRTIGIDAEPDAPLPDGVLDAIALTDERAMVHRLTADTPGPHWDRLLFSAKEALYKAWFPVTGVFLGFDEARITLHPTARTFTARVLVPGRVRDFEGRYLHDAGLALAVVAVPN; the protein is encoded by the coding sequence ATGATCGAGCAACTCGCGCCACCCGGAGCGGTCGCCGTCGAGGCGTTCGACGACACCGACACCGAGCCGCTGCACCCCGAGGAGGCCGCCCTGGTGGCCCGCGCCGTGGAGAAGCGGCGGCGGGAGTTCACCACCGCCCGCACCTGTGCCCGCCGCGCCCTGCGCGCCCTCGGCGAGCCATCCACGCCGATTCTCACCGGGGAACGCGGCGCGCCCGTCTGGCCCACCGGCGTGGTCGGCAGCCTCACCCACTGCGACGGTTACCGGGCTGCCGTGGTAGCCCGCCGGGACGACGTCCGGACCATCGGCATCGACGCCGAACCCGACGCACCGCTGCCCGACGGCGTCCTCGACGCGATCGCCCTGACCGACGAGCGGGCCATGGTGCACCGGCTGACCGCCGACACCCCCGGCCCGCACTGGGACCGGCTGCTGTTCAGCGCCAAGGAGGCCCTCTACAAGGCGTGGTTCCCGGTCACCGGCGTCTTCCTCGGCTTCGACGAGGCCCGGATCACCCTTCATCCGACCGCCCGCACCTTCACCGCCCGCGTCCTCGTCCCCGGTCGCGTTCGGGACTTCGAGGGCCGCTACCTGCACGACGCCGGCCTGGCCCTGGCCGTCGTCGCCGTACCGAACTGA
- a CDS encoding 2-oxoacid:ferredoxin oxidoreductase subunit beta, with protein MPEPVTVKLTTKDFKSDQEVRWCPGCGDYAILAAIQQFMPELHIPRENTVFISGIGCSSRFPYYMNTYGMHSIHGRAPAIATGLSVTRPDLSVWVVTGDGDALSIGGNHLIHALRRNVNLKILLFNNRIYGLTKGQYSPTSETGKITKSTPTGSADAPFNPLSLALGAEATFVARTIDSDRKHLQTVLRAAAQHQGSAFVEIYQNCNIFNDGAFDQLKNPDTRDDHLIPLHHGQPITFGHNNQHCLVHPPHAFGLEVRDTATTPPEDIVIHDTTITDPAYAFALTRLPGPDLRNTPIGVFRQTNRPTYDNLVQQQVTTAKATTTHTPEQQLTDLLHTGDTWTIRPLADA; from the coding sequence ATGCCTGAACCCGTCACGGTGAAACTCACCACCAAAGACTTCAAATCCGACCAGGAAGTCCGCTGGTGCCCCGGCTGCGGCGACTACGCCATCCTCGCCGCCATCCAACAATTCATGCCCGAACTGCACATCCCCCGCGAGAACACCGTCTTCATCTCCGGCATCGGCTGCTCCTCCCGCTTCCCCTACTACATGAACACCTACGGCATGCACTCCATCCACGGCCGCGCCCCCGCCATCGCCACCGGACTGTCCGTCACCCGACCCGACCTGTCCGTCTGGGTCGTCACCGGCGACGGCGACGCCCTCTCCATCGGCGGCAACCACCTCATCCACGCCCTACGCCGCAACGTCAACCTCAAAATCCTCCTCTTCAACAACCGCATCTACGGCCTCACCAAAGGCCAGTACTCCCCCACCAGCGAAACCGGCAAAATCACCAAATCCACCCCCACCGGCTCCGCCGACGCCCCCTTCAACCCCCTCTCCCTCGCCCTCGGCGCCGAAGCCACCTTCGTCGCCCGCACCATCGACTCCGACCGCAAACACCTCCAAACAGTCCTCCGCGCCGCCGCCCAACACCAAGGCTCCGCCTTCGTCGAGATCTACCAAAACTGCAACATCTTCAACGACGGCGCCTTCGACCAACTCAAAAACCCCGACACCCGCGACGACCACCTCATCCCCCTACACCACGGCCAACCCATCACCTTCGGCCACAACAACCAACACTGCCTCGTCCACCCACCCCACGCCTTCGGCCTCGAAGTCCGCGACACCGCCACCACCCCACCCGAAGACATCGTCATCCACGACACCACCATCACCGACCCCGCCTACGCCTTCGCCCTCACCCGACTCCCCGGACCAGATCTCCGCAACACCCCCATCGGCGTCTTCCGACAAACCAACCGCCCCACCTACGACAACCTCGTCCAACAACAAGTCACCACCGCCAAAGCCACCACCACCCACACCCCCGAACAACAACTCACCGACCTCCTCCACACCGGCGACACCTGGACGATCCGACCGCTGGCCGACGCATGA
- a CDS encoding 2-oxoacid:acceptor oxidoreductase subunit alpha has translation MTSTAWYDDGQPTEGGTTAATEVRQLDRVVIRFAGDSGDGMQLTGDRFTSETAQLGNDISTLPNFPAEIRAPAGTLPGVSSFQVHFADYDILTPGDAPNVLVAMNPAALKANLADLRRGADIIVNTDEFTRRNLVKVGYAVSPLEDDSLAGFVVHPVALTSMTVGALAELQVSKKDAERAKNMFALGLLSWMYSRPYDSTLRFLERKFAKRPDLVAANIAAFRAGWNYGETTDSFSVRYEVKPARMLPGTYRNITGNAALSLGLVAAGVRSGLPVFLGAYPITPASDILHELSKHKKLGVVTMQAEDEIAAVGAALGASYGGALGVTTTSGPGVALKSETISLAVALELPLVVVDVQRAGPSTGLPTKTEQADLNMALHGRHGEAPVAVIAAKSPSDCFHAALEAARIAVTYRTPVILLSDNYVANGSEPWLLPDVDSLPDLRVSFATAPNHDDGVTFLPYLRDPDTLARPWAIPGTPGLEHRIGGLEKADKTGDISYDPTNHDYMVRTRAARIQAIPVPDLEVDDPDGDARVLVLGWGSTYGPIGAACRTLRHRGLPIAQAHLRHLNPLPANLGQVLTAYDRVVIPEMNLGQLAQVIRARYLIDAIAYNQVRGLPFTAAELETTLEEVLKNA, from the coding sequence ATGACCTCGACGGCATGGTACGACGACGGGCAGCCGACGGAGGGCGGGACGACCGCCGCCACCGAGGTCCGTCAGTTGGACCGGGTGGTGATCCGGTTTGCGGGTGACTCGGGTGATGGGATGCAGTTGACGGGGGACAGGTTCACCTCGGAGACGGCGCAGTTGGGTAATGATATTTCGACGTTGCCGAATTTCCCGGCGGAGATTCGGGCGCCGGCGGGGACGTTGCCGGGGGTGTCGAGTTTCCAGGTGCATTTCGCTGATTACGACATTCTGACGCCGGGGGACGCGCCGAATGTGTTGGTGGCGATGAATCCGGCGGCGTTGAAGGCGAATCTGGCGGATCTGCGTCGGGGTGCGGACATCATCGTGAACACCGATGAGTTCACCAGGCGGAACCTGGTCAAGGTCGGTTACGCGGTGAGTCCTCTGGAGGATGACTCTCTGGCGGGGTTCGTGGTGCATCCGGTGGCGTTGACGTCGATGACGGTCGGTGCTCTGGCGGAGTTGCAGGTGTCGAAGAAGGACGCCGAGCGGGCGAAGAACATGTTCGCGTTGGGGTTGTTGTCGTGGATGTACTCCCGCCCGTACGACTCGACGTTGCGGTTCCTGGAGCGGAAGTTCGCGAAGCGTCCGGATCTCGTCGCGGCGAACATCGCCGCGTTCCGGGCGGGGTGGAACTACGGCGAGACCACTGATTCGTTCTCGGTGCGCTACGAGGTGAAACCCGCCAGGATGCTGCCGGGTACCTACCGCAACATCACCGGTAACGCCGCCCTGTCGTTGGGGTTGGTCGCCGCGGGGGTCCGTTCCGGGTTGCCGGTGTTCCTCGGCGCGTACCCGATCACCCCCGCCTCCGACATCCTCCACGAACTGAGCAAACACAAGAAACTCGGCGTGGTCACCATGCAGGCCGAAGACGAGATCGCCGCGGTCGGCGCCGCGTTGGGCGCCTCCTACGGCGGTGCCCTCGGGGTCACCACGACCAGCGGCCCCGGGGTCGCCCTGAAATCCGAGACGATCTCCCTCGCCGTCGCCCTGGAACTTCCCCTGGTCGTCGTGGACGTGCAACGCGCCGGCCCGTCGACCGGGCTACCCACGAAAACCGAACAGGCCGACCTGAACATGGCCCTACACGGCCGCCACGGTGAAGCCCCCGTCGCGGTCATCGCCGCGAAGTCCCCCTCGGACTGCTTCCACGCCGCCCTCGAAGCCGCCCGTATCGCCGTGACCTACCGCACCCCGGTGATCCTGCTGTCGGACAACTACGTCGCCAACGGCTCCGAACCCTGGCTCCTGCCCGACGTCGACTCCCTGCCCGACCTACGCGTCTCCTTCGCCACCGCACCCAACCACGACGACGGCGTCACGTTCCTGCCCTACCTACGCGACCCCGACACCCTCGCCCGCCCCTGGGCGATCCCCGGCACCCCCGGACTGGAACACCGCATCGGCGGCCTGGAGAAAGCCGACAAGACCGGCGACATCTCCTACGACCCCACCAACCACGACTACATGGTCCGCACCCGCGCCGCCCGCATCCAGGCCATCCCCGTGCCCGACCTCGAGGTCGACGACCCCGACGGCGACGCCCGCGTCCTCGTCCTCGGCTGGGGCTCCACCTACGGCCCCATCGGCGCCGCCTGCCGCACCCTGCGCCACCGCGGCCTGCCCATCGCCCAAGCCCACCTACGCCACCTCAACCCCCTCCCGGCGAACCTCGGCCAGGTCCTGACCGCCTACGACCGGGTCGTCATCCCCGAGATGAACCTCGGCCAACTCGCCCAGGTCATCCGCGCCCGCTACCTGATCGACGCGATCGCCTACAACCAGGTCCGCGGCCTACCCTTCACCGCCGCCGAACTGGAGACGACGCTGGAAGAGGTCCTCAAAAATGCCTGA
- a CDS encoding serine/threonine-protein kinase, whose product MGELTSGAVAEPGSPLRPGDPEQVGPYRLRRLLGSGGMGVVFLAEASDGGRVAVKLVHDELRSRPEFRRRFAREVAAAGRVADFCTARVLDADPQGPVPYLVTEYVTGSSLHEHVARHGSLSGPQAEALAVGVAAGLTAIHAAGLAHGDLTPRNVLLSPFGPKVIDFGLASLIEALDPTTGPSYGTPGWLAPERLAGLPPAQPADVYAWGILVGWAATGRLPVDPRVHPADGPDLSGLPAGLAAVVARALRADPRQRPTAREAMLVLVGSADTATIRSALEPVATTTEQLTGTRWYPAAGQPATLRAPASLPHRPPPSWAAVSTGVVAVLAAVVLGVVALRQADQRDTPVAGPGPAAPASTTPSPSPSPSPSPSPATASGQDGSLEFTVRGVHCGQREIGFWPLTQKADGVFCMVDVDIVNKGTKGTIVWPLSQRLVDADGRGYTPDARSLLYYPDTQRLTKNIKPGAEVSGSLVYDTPVGTEFRQLVVHDTPLSAGTTIDLPP is encoded by the coding sequence ATGGGCGAGCTGACCAGCGGCGCAGTGGCCGAGCCAGGGTCACCGCTGCGGCCGGGTGATCCGGAGCAGGTCGGGCCCTACCGGTTGCGCAGGCTGCTCGGCTCGGGCGGCATGGGGGTGGTGTTCCTGGCCGAGGCGTCGGATGGAGGCCGGGTGGCGGTCAAGCTCGTCCACGACGAACTGCGGTCCCGACCGGAGTTCCGACGGCGCTTCGCCCGGGAGGTCGCCGCCGCCGGCCGGGTGGCCGACTTCTGTACGGCCCGGGTGCTCGACGCCGATCCACAGGGACCGGTCCCCTACCTCGTCACCGAGTACGTCACCGGGTCGTCCCTGCACGAGCACGTGGCCCGGCACGGCTCGCTCTCCGGCCCCCAGGCCGAGGCATTGGCGGTCGGCGTGGCAGCCGGGCTCACCGCGATCCACGCCGCCGGGCTGGCCCACGGCGACCTGACCCCCCGCAACGTGCTGCTGTCCCCGTTCGGGCCGAAGGTCATCGACTTCGGCCTGGCGAGCCTGATCGAGGCCCTCGACCCGACCACCGGTCCGTCGTACGGCACCCCCGGCTGGTTGGCTCCGGAACGCCTCGCCGGCCTCCCCCCGGCCCAGCCCGCCGACGTCTACGCCTGGGGCATCCTCGTCGGCTGGGCCGCCACCGGCCGGCTGCCGGTCGACCCCCGGGTCCACCCGGCCGACGGCCCCGACCTGAGTGGACTGCCCGCCGGCCTGGCCGCGGTGGTCGCCCGGGCCCTGCGCGCCGACCCCCGGCAACGACCCACCGCCCGGGAGGCGATGCTGGTCCTGGTCGGCAGCGCCGACACGGCGACCATCCGGTCGGCGCTGGAGCCGGTGGCCACGACCACCGAGCAACTCACCGGCACCCGGTGGTATCCCGCCGCGGGGCAACCGGCCACCCTGCGCGCTCCGGCGTCACTGCCGCATCGGCCGCCGCCGTCCTGGGCGGCGGTGTCGACCGGGGTGGTGGCGGTGCTCGCCGCCGTCGTGCTCGGCGTCGTCGCGCTGCGCCAGGCCGACCAGCGGGACACCCCGGTCGCCGGCCCGGGTCCGGCCGCGCCCGCCAGCACCACGCCGAGCCCGAGCCCTTCGCCCTCCCCCAGCCCGTCCCCCGCCACCGCCAGCGGGCAGGACGGGTCACTGGAATTCACCGTACGGGGGGTGCACTGCGGGCAACGTGAGATCGGATTCTGGCCGCTGACCCAGAAGGCGGACGGGGTGTTCTGCATGGTCGACGTCGACATCGTCAACAAGGGCACCAAGGGCACCATCGTCTGGCCGCTCAGCCAACGGCTGGTCGACGCCGACGGGCGCGGTTACACGCCCGATGCCCGGTCCCTGCTCTACTATCCGGACACCCAGCGGTTGACGAAGAACATCAAGCCCGGCGCGGAGGTCAGCGGGTCGCTGGTCTACGACACGCCGGTCGGCACCGAGTTCCGTCAGCTCGTTGTGCACGACACGCCCCTGAGTGCGGGCACCACCATCGACCTACCACCGTGA